A section of the Pseudomonas prosekii genome encodes:
- a CDS encoding PqiB family protein: MKSQATDGPQAPGQASIKTRRFSVSLVWIVPIVAVLVGISLVVHTLMQEGPTIVITFKTGNGLTANKTEVKYRNVVIGHVSEVELSDDQKSVDATIKLSKQAETFTREDSQFWVVRPRIGAGGVSGIDTLLSGDYIGADIGHANGRAKNFKGLENPPPITYGEPGKRFTLHSQDLGSLDIGSPVYYRKIQVGQVVAYALDGDGKGVNIELFIHAPNDAYVTENTRFWNASGIDLNIGANGFAVKTESLSSLLVGGVAFRAPEYSPNDQPATEEKTFELFDDQVTALAPPNGKPQYLSLRFDQALRGLKVNAPVEFLGMEIGRVVSINLDFDEKKRSFPVNVGIVIYPQRLGQAHTKMVKALMHDPNDEAAGVRLMGTFIENGLRAQARSGNLLTGQLYISLDFYPKAEKVAFDPSVRPVSIPTIPGSLEELQGKLQAMVDKINKLPVERIASNLDSNLVELRKGLTQFNAKTLPGVQSTLADVSKTLNSASSTLAEDSPQREQITQTLDELKRMSRSLRELSDYLGRHPESLLRGRPDNAAPNDLQGPPRN, from the coding sequence ATGAAGTCGCAAGCCACTGACGGGCCGCAAGCCCCGGGTCAGGCCAGTATAAAGACTCGTCGTTTCAGCGTTTCGCTGGTGTGGATCGTGCCGATCGTCGCCGTGCTGGTGGGCATCTCGCTGGTGGTGCACACCCTCATGCAGGAAGGCCCGACCATCGTCATCACGTTCAAGACCGGCAACGGTTTGACCGCCAACAAAACCGAAGTCAAATACCGCAACGTGGTGATCGGCCACGTCTCCGAAGTCGAGCTGAGCGACGATCAGAAAAGTGTCGACGCCACCATCAAACTGTCGAAACAGGCTGAAACCTTCACCCGCGAAGACTCGCAATTCTGGGTCGTGCGCCCGCGCATCGGCGCGGGCGGCGTATCCGGCATCGACACCTTGCTGTCCGGCGATTACATCGGCGCCGATATCGGTCACGCCAACGGTCGCGCGAAGAATTTCAAAGGCCTGGAAAACCCGCCGCCGATCACTTACGGCGAACCCGGCAAGCGCTTCACCCTGCATTCCCAGGACCTCGGTTCGCTGGACATCGGCTCGCCGGTTTACTACCGCAAAATCCAGGTCGGCCAAGTGGTGGCTTATGCGCTGGATGGTGACGGTAAAGGCGTGAATATCGAGCTGTTCATCCACGCGCCGAACGACGCCTATGTCACCGAGAACACGCGATTCTGGAACGCCAGCGGCATCGACTTGAACATCGGCGCCAATGGCTTCGCGGTGAAGACTGAATCGTTGTCATCGCTGTTGGTCGGCGGCGTCGCATTCCGTGCGCCGGAGTACAGCCCCAACGATCAGCCGGCGACCGAGGAAAAAACCTTCGAGCTGTTCGACGACCAGGTCACCGCCCTCGCCCCGCCCAACGGCAAGCCGCAATACCTGAGCCTGCGTTTCGATCAGGCGTTGCGCGGGCTCAAAGTCAACGCACCGGTGGAATTCCTCGGCATGGAAATTGGCCGGGTGGTGTCGATCAATCTTGATTTCGACGAGAAAAAACGCAGTTTCCCGGTCAACGTTGGCATCGTCATTTACCCGCAACGGCTGGGTCAGGCGCACACCAAAATGGTCAAGGCGCTGATGCATGATCCCAACGACGAAGCGGCCGGCGTGCGGCTGATGGGCACGTTTATCGAGAACGGTCTGCGCGCGCAGGCCCGCAGTGGCAACCTGCTGACCGGCCAGCTGTATATCTCGCTGGATTTCTACCCGAAAGCGGAGAAAGTCGCCTTCGACCCGAGCGTGCGGCCGGTGAGCATTCCGACCATTCCGGGCAGCCTGGAAGAGTTGCAAGGCAAGCTGCAGGCGATGGTCGACAAGATCAACAAATTGCCGGTCGAACGCATTGCCAGCAACCTCGACAGCAACCTCGTCGAGTTGCGCAAAGGATTGACGCAGTTCAACGCGAAAACCTTGCCCGGCGTGCAATCGACGCTGGCGGATGTGAGCAAAACGCTGAATTCGGCCAGTTCGACGTTGGCCGAAGATTCGCCGCAGCGCGAACAGATCACCCAGACCCTGGACGAACTGAAACGGATGTCGCGCTCACTGCGTGAACTCTCGGATTACCTTGGCCGCCATCCGGAATCGCTGCTGCGCGGGCGTCCCGACAACGC
- a CDS encoding glutamine synthetase family protein: MNVPFDQLFTWLKDHKITEVECVVSDLTGIARGKIAPTNKFLNERGMRLPESVLLQTVTGDFVDDDIYYDLLDPADIDMVCRPVVDAVYVIPWAIEPTAIVIHDTFDKFGNPIELSPRNVLKKVLQLYTDKGWKPIVAPEMEFYLTQRCEDPDLPLKAPLGRSGRAESGRQSFSIDAANEFDPLFEDVYDWCELQGLDLDTLIHEDGPAQMEINFRHGDALDLADQITVFKRTLREAALKHNVTATFMAKPIGDEPGSAMHLHQSVVDIATGQPIFADADGNMSQLFLHHIGGLQKYIPKVLPMFAPNVNSFRRFLPDTSAPVNVEWGEENRTVGLRVPTSTPDSMRVENRLPGADANPYLAIAASLLCGYLGMVEKVEPSAAVQGRAYERRNLRLPITIEDALTQMEECETVGRYLGSKFVRGYVAVKRAEHENFKRVISSWEREFLLLSV; encoded by the coding sequence ATGAATGTCCCTTTCGATCAGCTATTCACGTGGCTGAAAGATCACAAGATTACTGAAGTCGAGTGTGTGGTCAGCGACTTGACCGGCATCGCTCGCGGCAAGATTGCGCCGACTAACAAGTTCTTGAATGAGCGAGGCATGCGCCTGCCGGAAAGTGTGCTTTTGCAAACAGTAACCGGGGATTTTGTCGACGACGACATCTACTACGACCTGCTCGACCCCGCCGACATCGACATGGTGTGCCGGCCAGTGGTGGACGCCGTTTATGTGATTCCATGGGCCATCGAGCCGACCGCTATCGTCATCCACGACACGTTCGACAAGTTCGGCAACCCGATCGAACTGTCGCCGCGCAACGTGCTGAAGAAAGTACTGCAGCTTTATACCGACAAGGGCTGGAAGCCGATTGTTGCGCCGGAAATGGAGTTTTACCTGACGCAACGCTGCGAAGACCCGGACTTGCCGCTGAAGGCGCCGCTGGGGCGTTCCGGGCGTGCAGAAAGCGGTCGGCAATCGTTTTCCATCGACGCCGCCAACGAATTCGATCCGCTGTTCGAAGACGTCTACGACTGGTGCGAACTCCAGGGCCTGGACCTCGACACGCTGATCCACGAAGACGGCCCGGCGCAGATGGAAATCAACTTCCGCCACGGCGATGCGCTCGACCTCGCGGACCAGATCACCGTGTTCAAGCGCACCCTGCGCGAGGCGGCGCTCAAGCACAACGTCACCGCGACGTTCATGGCCAAGCCGATTGGCGATGAGCCGGGCAGCGCCATGCACTTGCACCAGAGCGTGGTCGATATCGCCACCGGCCAGCCGATCTTCGCTGACGCCGACGGCAATATGAGCCAGCTGTTCCTGCATCACATCGGCGGTTTGCAGAAGTACATTCCGAAAGTGCTGCCGATGTTCGCGCCGAACGTCAACTCGTTCCGCCGCTTCCTGCCGGACACGTCGGCGCCGGTCAACGTTGAATGGGGCGAAGAAAACCGCACCGTCGGTTTGCGCGTGCCGACCTCGACGCCGGATTCGATGCGCGTCGAAAACCGCCTGCCCGGCGCCGACGCCAATCCGTATCTGGCAATTGCTGCGAGCCTGTTGTGCGGCTATCTGGGCATGGTCGAAAAAGTCGAGCCGAGCGCTGCGGTGCAGGGCCGCGCTTACGAGCGGCGCAACCTGCGTTTGCCGATCACCATCGAAGACGCGCTGACGCAAATGGAAGAATGCGAAACCGTCGGGCGTTATCTGGGCAGCAAATTCGTGCGCGGTTACGTCGCAGTGAAACGCGCCGAACACGAAAACTTCAAACGCGTGATCAGCTCGTGGGAGCGTGAATTCCTGTTGCTGAGCGTCTAG
- a CDS encoding polyamine ABC transporter substrate-binding protein — translation MRLLKSMVPAALAVLFSAGAQAAPSVSVYNWTDYIGETTLADFQAKTGIKVIYDVFDSNETLEGKLLAGRTGYDVVVPSNHFLARQVKAGAFLKLDRAQLPNFKNLDPKLLALLEKNDPENAHSVPYLWGTNGIGYNVDKVKQVLGIDHIDSWAVLFEPENLKKLSACGVSMMDSADEVFPAILNYMGMDPRSENAEDYKKAEAKLLSIRPYITYFHSSKYVSDLANGDICVAFGYSGDVFQAANRAKEAKNGVNIAYAIPKEGSNLWFDLLAIPADASNTQEAHAFINYLLDPQVIAKVSAAVGYANPNPAAKQYMDESLVNNPEIYPPQAVLDKLYISTTPPQAIMRLMTRSWSKVKSNK, via the coding sequence ATGCGTCTATTGAAATCCATGGTCCCGGCTGCATTGGCCGTTTTGTTCAGCGCCGGCGCGCAGGCCGCGCCGAGCGTCAGTGTCTACAACTGGACCGATTACATCGGCGAGACCACCCTCGCCGACTTCCAGGCGAAAACCGGGATCAAAGTGATTTATGACGTGTTCGATTCCAACGAAACCCTGGAAGGCAAATTGCTCGCCGGGCGCACCGGTTACGACGTGGTGGTGCCGTCCAACCACTTTCTCGCCCGCCAGGTAAAGGCCGGCGCGTTCCTCAAACTGGATCGCGCGCAGCTGCCGAACTTCAAGAACCTCGACCCGAAACTGCTGGCGCTGCTGGAGAAAAACGATCCCGAGAACGCGCATTCGGTGCCTTACCTGTGGGGCACCAACGGCATCGGTTACAACGTCGACAAGGTCAAGCAAGTGCTCGGTATCGATCACATCGATTCCTGGGCCGTGCTGTTCGAACCGGAGAATCTGAAAAAACTCAGCGCTTGTGGCGTGTCGATGATGGACTCGGCGGACGAAGTGTTCCCGGCGATCCTCAACTACATGGGCATGGACCCGCGCAGCGAAAACGCGGAAGACTACAAAAAAGCCGAGGCCAAACTGCTGAGCATTCGGCCGTACATCACCTATTTCCACTCCTCGAAATACGTGTCCGACCTGGCCAACGGCGACATCTGCGTTGCGTTCGGTTACTCCGGCGACGTGTTCCAGGCTGCCAATCGAGCCAAGGAAGCGAAAAACGGCGTGAACATCGCCTATGCCATTCCGAAAGAAGGCAGTAACTTGTGGTTCGATTTGCTGGCGATTCCGGCCGATGCGAGCAACACCCAAGAGGCGCACGCCTTCATCAATTACCTGCTCGACCCGCAAGTGATCGCCAAAGTCAGCGCAGCGGTGGGTTACGCCAACCCGAACCCGGCCGCCAAGCAATACATGGATGAATCGCTGGTGAACAACCCTGAGATTTATCCGCCGCAAGCGGTGCTCGACAAGCTTTACATTTCTACCACCCCGCCCCAGGCGATCATGCGTTTGATGACCCGTTCCTGGAGCAAAGTGAAGTCCAATAAATGA
- a CDS encoding paraquat-inducible protein A: MAKNDQLIICEHCDCVFEKVMLAKHQKTLCTRCGGVLQRYNGLTLQQRLALTLTALMLWIFANFYPVMSISLQGLKNSATLWDSVVALSLGPITFIALVAAISMIIAPIIQLILLIWVLGFALNRQRSPGFSFCMRWLETLRPWSMLEVCLLGAMVAVIKLAGLLDVLPGIGLFALAILSLMMIRIAGRDIRDLWDDL, encoded by the coding sequence ATGGCCAAGAATGACCAGTTGATCATCTGCGAGCACTGCGACTGCGTGTTTGAAAAAGTCATGCTCGCCAAACATCAGAAAACCCTGTGCACCCGCTGCGGCGGCGTGCTCCAGCGTTATAACGGCCTGACATTGCAGCAACGCCTGGCGCTGACCCTCACCGCGCTGATGCTGTGGATTTTTGCCAATTTCTACCCGGTCATGAGCATCAGCCTCCAGGGCCTGAAAAACAGCGCGACGCTGTGGGATTCGGTGGTCGCGCTGAGCCTCGGGCCGATCACCTTTATTGCGCTGGTCGCGGCGATCTCAATGATCATCGCGCCAATCATCCAGCTGATCCTGTTGATCTGGGTCCTGGGTTTCGCCCTGAACCGCCAGCGCTCGCCGGGTTTCAGTTTCTGCATGCGCTGGCTGGAAACCCTGCGCCCGTGGAGCATGCTCGAAGTCTGCCTGCTCGGCGCGATGGTTGCGGTGATCAAACTCGCCGGGCTACTCGACGTGCTGCCAGGCATCGGCCTGTTCGCCCTGGCGATCCTCAGCCTGATGATGATCCGCATCGCCGGACGCGATATCCGTGATTTGTGGGACGACCTATGA
- a CDS encoding paraquat-inducible protein A yields the protein MSTPPLASQLDLCLCHSCGMACDTTGEPHECERCGAPLHRRKVNSLARTWAFMFTALAFYVPANLLPVMNTKMVGAGADSTIMSGVLEFWQAGAWDIALIIFIASIAVPGIKFVALTLLLITVQRDSGWARKERAKLYRFVEVIGYWSMLDVIVVALVASLVKFQALADIEPRPGILFFGLVVVFTMFSAMSFDPRLIWDKSPHNEEVTDEVASH from the coding sequence ATGAGCACGCCGCCGCTCGCCAGCCAACTCGATCTGTGCCTTTGCCACAGCTGCGGCATGGCGTGTGACACCACAGGCGAGCCGCACGAATGCGAACGCTGCGGCGCGCCGTTGCATCGGCGCAAGGTCAACTCACTGGCGCGGACCTGGGCCTTCATGTTCACCGCGCTGGCGTTTTACGTGCCGGCCAATCTGCTGCCGGTGATGAACACCAAAATGGTCGGTGCCGGCGCCGACAGCACGATCATGAGCGGCGTGCTGGAGTTCTGGCAGGCCGGCGCGTGGGACATTGCCCTGATCATTTTCATCGCCAGCATCGCCGTGCCTGGGATCAAGTTCGTTGCCCTGACACTGCTGCTGATCACCGTGCAACGCGACAGCGGTTGGGCGCGCAAGGAGCGTGCGAAGCTTTACCGTTTCGTCGAAGTCATCGGTTATTGGTCGATGCTCGACGTGATCGTCGTTGCGCTGGTGGCGTCGCTGGTGAAATTCCAGGCCCTGGCCGATATCGAGCCACGGCCGGGCATTCTTTTTTTCGGTCTGGTGGTGGTCTTCACCATGTTCTCGGCGATGAGTTTCGATCCACGCCTGATTTGGGATAAATCGCCCCACAACGAGGAGGTCACGGATGAAGTCGCAAGCCACTGA
- a CDS encoding NAD(P)/FAD-dependent oxidoreductase, producing MNQFSDQHAHSYYAATAKAMAPYPSLASDLEADVCVIGGGFTGVNTAIELAQRGLSVILLEARRIGWGASGRNGGQLIRGIGHDVSGFARYVGEEGVRYMERAGVESVALVGNRIEQHGIDCDLRWGFCELANTPAQFAAFKVEQEELLAQGYAHETRLVAPEQIRQQVVDSAVYAGGLIDMGSGHLHPLNLVLGEAQLAQSLGVRIFEQSAVLEIIHGSTVQVRCAGGTVRAGSLVLGCNAHLEELEPKLSGKVLPAGSYIIATEPLPLDLAAQLIPQNLALCDQKVGLDYYRLSADRRLLFGGACHYSGRDPSDIGAYMRPAMLKVFPQLADVRIDYQWGGKIGISANRFPQIGRLSQHPNVFYAQGYSGHGLNVTHWCAKLLGEAIHAGHSRGFDVFSAVPHMTFPGGRALRSPLLALGMFWYRLREMLG from the coding sequence ATGAATCAGTTCAGCGACCAACACGCCCATTCCTATTACGCCGCCACGGCGAAAGCCATGGCGCCCTACCCTTCGCTGGCCTCAGACCTTGAGGCCGACGTGTGCGTGATTGGCGGCGGATTTACCGGGGTCAACACCGCGATCGAACTGGCGCAGCGTGGGCTCTCGGTGATTTTGCTCGAGGCGCGGCGGATTGGCTGGGGCGCCAGTGGGCGCAATGGCGGGCAGTTGATTCGCGGGATTGGCCACGACGTCAGCGGTTTTGCCCGTTATGTCGGCGAGGAAGGCGTGCGTTACATGGAGCGCGCCGGGGTTGAATCGGTGGCGCTGGTGGGCAATCGCATCGAGCAACACGGGATCGATTGCGACCTGCGCTGGGGTTTCTGCGAATTGGCTAATACGCCGGCGCAGTTTGCTGCGTTCAAAGTCGAGCAGGAGGAACTGCTCGCGCAGGGTTATGCGCATGAAACGCGGCTGGTGGCGCCCGAGCAGATTCGTCAGCAAGTGGTCGATTCCGCAGTGTATGCCGGTGGTCTGATCGACATGGGCTCGGGGCATTTGCACCCGCTCAACCTGGTGCTCGGCGAAGCACAACTGGCGCAATCGCTGGGCGTGCGGATTTTTGAGCAGAGTGCGGTGCTGGAGATTATCCATGGCAGCACGGTGCAGGTTCGTTGTGCCGGCGGCACAGTGCGCGCGGGCAGTCTGGTGCTCGGCTGCAACGCGCATCTGGAAGAACTCGAACCGAAACTCAGCGGCAAAGTGCTGCCGGCCGGCAGTTACATCATCGCCACCGAACCGTTGCCGCTGGATCTTGCCGCACAGTTGATCCCGCAGAACCTGGCGTTGTGTGATCAGAAAGTCGGGCTGGATTACTATCGGCTCTCGGCGGACCGGCGATTGCTGTTCGGCGGCGCGTGTCATTACTCGGGGCGCGATCCGTCGGACATCGGCGCTTATATGCGCCCGGCGATGCTCAAGGTGTTCCCGCAACTGGCGGATGTGCGCATCGACTATCAGTGGGGCGGCAAGATCGGTATTTCCGCCAACCGCTTTCCGCAGATTGGCCGCTTGAGCCAGCACCCGAACGTGTTTTACGCCCAGGGTTATTCCGGCCATGGCCTCAACGTCACCCACTGGTGCGCCAAGTTGCTGGGCGAAGCGATTCACGCCGGTCACAGCCGGGGTTTCGACGTGTTCAGCGCGGTGCCGCACATGACCTTCCCCGGCGGCCGCGCCTTGCGTTCGCCGCTGCTGGCCCTCGGCATGTTCTGGTATCGCCTGCGCGAAATGCTCGGCTAG